A section of the Lineus longissimus chromosome 1, tnLinLong1.2, whole genome shotgun sequence genome encodes:
- the LOC135497763 gene encoding la-related protein 7-like, with product MMETNQQAEELPNVKKPRKRFKKLFAQVQQQMEFYFSDANLNKDRFMTKLVAESESGKIGLDVFMKFNRIKSLCTDEEMLAKALRKSRLLEVNEKSVQRKIPFKPREKTDVDDRTIYVECLPPHADHEMLKKIFSAYGNVLFVSLPKYKSSGDLKNFAFIEFEKKEQAHKAVDLMNSSDVADKAGRFPKMHNKQWQSLQKQADTRTSIDESETARPGKKKRRHASGDSTDGEDGSSAKRPRGIGSEGEEQVGEIPAEGTKKRKRDTSECSEGDSGPIEGQKKGGKDRRRSKEKLQKTGELESDSDGKINLKKVKQETKSGVSGSDTEVRGTKGASESDVEKTEVKGPMKGILKQESREDDAKAKKRKLDEGGSDSDAKRVKIGENVVMHPITEKRKRRHPNRDHRRHEKDPDLNMRVLTKKQWLDLKKEYLNLQKESMKALKKSVQEKKVKSSNPDPAEKGRPAIEFTPNVIIRVKIDPLRMPMTRQQIKERLNPDAIAYVDMNDGDQNGHIRCKSDVAAKLVIESKVDGVNVSLLQGNDETSYWEKITADREQKLNSKRKKKRGAQKVIEKIDRIVAADASKQKHVFFDDD from the exons ATGATGGAGACCAATCAGCAAGCAGAGGAATTGCCCAATGTTAAGAAGCCTAGAAAACGCTTCAAAAAATTGTTTGCTCAGGTGCAACAACAG ATGGAGTTCTACTTCAGCGATGCAAATCTCAACAAGGACAGATTCATGACCAAACTGGTTGCGGAGTCTGAATCGGGCA AGATTGGACTCGATGTTTTCATGAAATTCAACAGGATAAAGTCTCTGTGCACCGATGAAGAAATGTTGGCAAAAGCACTCAGGAAATCCAGATTATTGGAG GTAAatgaaaaatctgtacaaagaAAAATTCCCTTCAAGCCTCGGGAGAAGACTGATGTTGATGATAGGACCATTTATGTC GAGTGCCTCCCGCCTCATGCAGACCACGAAATGTTGAAGAAAATCTTCAGTGCCTATGGTAACGTCTTGTTTGTCAGTCTGCCCAAATACAAGTCGTCAGGGGACCTGAAGAATTTCGCATTTATTGAATTTGAGAAGAAGGAGCAGGCTCACAAAGCTGTTGAT TTGATGAATAGCAGTGATGTTGCAGACAAGGCTGGCCGCTTTCCTAAGATGCACAACAAGCAGTGGCAATCATTACAGAAGCAAGCGGATACAAGAACCAGCATAG ATGAAAGCGAAACTGCTCGACCCGGGAAAAAGAAAAGACGTCATGCAAGTGGGGATAGTACGGATGGAGAGGACGGAAGTAGTGCCAAAAGGCCCCGGGGTATTGGTTCAGAGGGGGAGGAGCAAGTTGGCGAGATTCCAGCTGAAGGCACCAAAAAACGAAAAAGGGATACCAGTGAATGTAGTGAGGGGGACAGTGGACCCATCGAGGGTCAAAAGAAGGGCGGTAAAGATCGTCGACGATCAAAAGAGAAGTTGCAAAAGACAGGTGAACTTGAGTCTGATTCTGATGGAAAAATTAACTTGAAAAAAGTAAAGCAAGAGACGAAATCTGGTGTTTCTGGGTCAGATACAGAGGTGAGGGGTACTAAGGGGGCATCTGAATCTGATGTGGAAAAGACTGAAGTCAAGGGGCCCATGAAAGGGATTCTTAAACAGGAATCTAGGGAGGATGATGCAAAGGCAAAGAAACGAAAACTGGATGAAGGTGGAAGTGATAGTGATGCTAAACGGGTTAAGATCGGTGAGAATGTGGTCATGCATCCGATTACGGAAAAGAGGAAACGCCGTCATCCGAATCGAGATCATAGGCGACATGAAAAGGATCCAGATTTGAATATGAGGGTTCTTACAAA AAAGCAGTGGTTGGATTTGAAGAAGGAGTACCTTAACCTTCAGAAAGAGAGTATGAAAGCGTTAAAGAAATCTGTTCAGGAAAAGAAAGTAAAATCCAGCAATCCAGATCCAGCGGAAAAAGGCAGGCCTGCCATCGAGTTTACACCAAACGTTATCATTCGAGTGAAAATTGACCCGTTACGGATGCCCATGACCAGACAACAGATCAAG GAGAGATTAAATCCTGATGCCATAGCGTACGTGGACATGAATGATGGAGATCAAAATGGACACATTAGGTGTAAAAGTGATGTGGCAGCAAAGCTTGTGATCGAGTCAAAAGTAGATGGTGTGAATGTTAGTCTTTTACAAG GTAATGATGAGACATCGTACTGGGAAAAAATCACCGCCGACCGGGAACAAAAGTTGAATTCAAAACGAAAGAAAAAGCGAGGTGCACAGAAG GTGATTGAAAAAATTGACCGGATAGTTGCAGCAGACGCGAGCAAACAGAAGCATGTCTTCTTTGATGATGACTGA
- the LOC135497772 gene encoding putative ZDHHC-type palmitoyltransferase 6, whose amino-acid sequence MSHGHSHGSGAGECGHSHGGHSHGGHSHDDGQQNMQQLDGIEISHAQLAAAAKANAAMSMLQGQGFGNFGTVHEAVSNALPQDFAKMLMMNPDSVNARGWSGLTPMHRAAIRGEPPIINILCHMGADINARNDFEETPLMFACRAGKVHIVHFLLDLGADLTMVDKAGKGAMLHACMGGSVPVIHYLHEVRGIPFNVHSEQEEYPVHLLAQHGHVDAFSYILRKERCDIFQNDKSNNSVMHHAVKGGRDDICWALLEKGGCRMLHMRNDKGLCPLDEEKEAKPDFTHQQLVKKLKPYTEMDKTYRPRAPVLWWYWSLIMPFTMIAGLVMLARMLGINQGLIMFLGVLVLGYKVWMAGHRLPHLSRVANPTYLGLYFGGQLHMAICIFSELVPATYRSHGGVFWATVALVPIYIYLVGKMIISDPGRVRESVKKEGTGERASIRDVAMGIVRLDRFCIHCEIIQPAKTKHCKLCNYCIQGADHHCLFMMKCIGRNNHCHFVYFILFSIVSAVMFYVNVSLYAWKVFPDKDLFTSILLLFDSDAMIACSIFLAACCLGVGIYVLYYQYETVSKGETWIFFSKAPVHGLTGAEQFLNIVYFLAGKHAYKTDPFYDIESSPSDPTDY is encoded by the exons ATGAGTCACGGTCATTCGCACGGCAGTGGTGCTGGTGAATGTGGACATAGTCATGGTGGTCACAGCCACGGTGGCCATAGCCATGATGATGGACAGCAAAATATGCAGCAGCTTGATGGCATTGAAATTTCCCATGCTCAACTTGCTGCAGCAGCGAAGGCAAATGCTGCAATGTCAATGTTGCAAGGACAGGGTTTTGGGAACTTTGGAACTGTGCATGAAGCCGTGTCTAATGCCCTCCCTCAAGACTTTGCAAAAATGCTTATGATGAACCCAGATTCAGTGAATGCTCGAG GTTGGTCTGGGCTGACCCCTATGCACCGAGCTGCTATCAGAGGAGAGCCACCAATCATCAACATACTCTGCCACATGGGTGCTGACATAAATGCTCGCAATGACTTTGAAGAAACACCCCTGATGTTTGCCTGTCGTGCAGGAAAAGTTCATATTGTCCATTTCCTGTTGGATCTGGGTGCTGATTTGACGATGGTTGACAAAGCGGGCAAAGGAGCCATGCTCCATGCCTGCATGGGGGGAAGTGT ACCTGTGATCCATTACCTCCATGAAGTACGAGGCATCCCTTTCAATGTTCACTCTGAACAGGAGGAATACCCAGTTCACCTGCTTGCCCAGCATGGCCATGTCGATGCATTTAGTTATATCTTGAGGAAAGAG AGGTGTGACATCTTCCAAAATGATAAGAGTAATAATAGCGTGATGCATCATGCGGTGAAAGGAGGCCGAGATGACATCTGTTGGGCATTGTTGGAAAAGGGTGGTTGTCGTATGTTACACATGAGAAACGATAAGGGATTGTGCCCTCTAGATGAAGAAAAGGAAGCAAAACCAGACTTCAC GCATCAGCAACTAGTCAAGAAATTGAAGCCATACACTGAGATGGACAAAACTTATCGTCCCCGAGCACCAGTTCTCTGGTGGTACTGGTCCCTGATCATGCCATTCACAATGATCGCTGGCCTCGTCATGTTGGCCAGAATGTTAGGCATCAACCAAGGGCTCATCATGTTCTTGGGAGTGCTGGTGTTGGGCTATAAGGTGTGGATGGCTGGTCACAGGCTGCCCCATCTATCAAG AGTTGCCAATCCCACATATCTAGGACTGTACTTTGGAGGGCAGCTTCACATGGCTATATGTATATTTTCTGAACTGGTTCCTG CTACATACCGTTCACATGGTGGCGTGTTTTGGGCTACTGTTGCTCTTGTACCCATTTATATCTATCTTGTTGGGAAGATGATCATCTCTGACCCAG GAAGAGTAAGAGAATCAGTCAAGAAAGAGGGAACTGGTGAAAGAGCCTCCATCCGCGATGTTGCCATGGGAATAGTGAGACTGGATCGATTCTGTATTCATTGTGAA ATCATACAGCCGGCCAAAACGAAGCACTGTAAACTCTGTAACTACTGCATCCAAGGTGCAGACCATCACTGTCTCTTCATGATGAAATGCATCGGCCGAAACAACCACTGTCACTTTGTCTATTTCATATTATTCTCAATCGTCTCTGCAGTAATGTTTTACGTAAATGTCTCCTTGTATGCCTGGAAGGTTTTCCCCGATAAAGATCTGTTCACGTCGATCTTGCTACTTTTTGACTCTGACGCCATGATAGCTTGTAGTATTTTTCTTGCCGCCTGTTGTCTAGGTGTTGGTATTTATGTACTATATTACCAGTACGAAACGGTCTCTAAGGGTGAGACATGGATATTTTTCTCAAAAGCGCCTGTGCATGGTTTGACGGGTGCAGAACAGTTTCTGAACATCGTTTATTTCTTGGCGGGAAAGCATGCGTATAAAACAGATCCGTTCTACGACATTGAAAGCTCCCCTTCTGATCCGACAGATTACTAG